Proteins encoded in a region of the Chryseobacterium piperi genome:
- a CDS encoding CDP-alcohol phosphatidyltransferase family protein has protein sequence MKNKIPTLLILFRFIIGLVIIYLSLIQIDHYQTIIVILLSIGLLTDIFDGIIARQLNISTQKLRRLDSTVDQIFFISVIVATYIQCPTFFKANMYKLIILIAFEALTYLTSFLKFKKEIATHSIGAKIWTLILFATLIQIILQCESILLFNLCFWVGLLTRIEIIAIILILKKWTNDVPTFYHALKLRQGKTIKRNKLFNG, from the coding sequence ATGAAGAATAAAATCCCAACCCTATTAATTCTCTTCAGGTTCATTATTGGATTAGTGATCATTTATTTAAGCCTTATACAAATTGACCATTATCAAACCATCATCGTTATTCTTTTATCAATTGGTTTACTGACCGATATCTTTGATGGTATTATAGCACGACAACTCAATATATCCACTCAAAAGCTTCGAAGACTGGATTCTACAGTTGATCAAATCTTTTTTATCTCAGTTATTGTAGCAACCTACATTCAGTGTCCAACTTTTTTTAAAGCCAACATGTACAAACTGATCATACTCATTGCTTTTGAAGCTTTAACTTATTTAACTAGTTTCTTAAAGTTTAAAAAAGAAATTGCCACTCATTCAATAGGTGCAAAAATTTGGACTTTAATTCTTTTTGCAACACTTATTCAGATTATTCTGCAATGTGAGTCAATCCTACTGTTCAATCTCTGCTTCTGGGTAGGCCTATTAACCCGGATTGAAATTATTGCTATTATCTTAATCCTAAAAAAATGGACTAATGATGTCCCAACATTTTATCACGCATTAAAACTGAGACAAGGGAAAACAATCAAAAGAAATAAACTATTCAACGGTTGA
- a CDS encoding S41 family peptidase produces the protein MKKTFISLLAAFAIIQISAQEKSYFLSSPSLSPDGKTAYFAYDGDIWKVDSNGGTASRITALDGEEINPRISPDGKWLAFSSNQYGNYDVYVMPAEGGTIKQLTFHTGKDDMENWAWDSKTIYFTSNRNNNFGSFKTTVEGKTPQKLFNNYFNNTNGLAETPNGEYLFTSSSESANQTHRKRYKGENNPDILGYNPKNNAFKQYTNYEGKDFNPSVDKNGVVYFISDENNAEYNLYQLKNGKKTALTQFETSIKKPFVSANGSKVIFEKDYQLYIYDVATKNTKALNISLNTNKTLEKEQNFNIENTISYYDVSPDGKKMAFVSRGVLFVSDIEGKFTQQVTDGKERVMEVKWLKDNRTLLFNQTYKGYQNWFSTPADGKGQAKQLTTDLRNNRNVTLNNDLSKAVYLSGRDEVRLMDLKNFGSTTIVKDEIWAFQNSKPSFSPNNEYVLFSAKRNFELDILIYNIGKNKTINLTNTGVSEEDPFWSPNGKYIYFTSDRTSPSYPLGMQKSNIYRMALDWFDEPYKSEKFDKLFTEETKPAETAKDSTGKKDKKEESKEKKEEKEPVIKELKINPENTLERIELVTERYGYQDDPVVVLDDKKEILFFNSNQDNGKKQLFKKVFTDFEPAKSEKVFDKAANNIIKNDKSLFALIEGNIYKMTLAALKPEKINIQYTFNKNLASEFTQMYDETWTGVEENFYDEKFHGINWKAKKEQYAQYLPYVNNRNDLRILLNDLLGELNSSHIGFSSTGKEEARYLNYFTNETGIIFKKDQPYIVESIVRKSPAFRSGVDIKPGDQLTAVNGKNIDIHENREAYFTSPKKQDELILTFNRNGKDVTTKVHPISNGELKGLLYDDWIFNNRQRVNQLSNNRIAYSYMKNMSVDELDRFLLDMVEQENQKDAVILDLRYNTGGNVHDKVLNFLAQKPYLQWKYREGKMTTQPNFAPSAKPIVLLINEASLSDAEMTAAGFKALKLGKIIGQDTYRWIIFTSGKSLVDNSSYRLPSWGTYTLDGQNLEKTGVKPDIYVKNTFIDRQQDNDPQLERAIQEILKDLKK, from the coding sequence ACTTTTCATACAGGAAAAGACGATATGGAAAACTGGGCATGGGATAGCAAAACAATTTATTTTACCTCAAACAGAAATAACAATTTTGGCAGTTTCAAAACTACAGTAGAAGGAAAAACACCTCAAAAGCTTTTCAACAATTACTTTAATAACACGAATGGCCTAGCGGAGACTCCCAATGGAGAGTATCTTTTCACAAGCTCATCGGAAAGCGCCAATCAAACGCACCGCAAACGCTACAAAGGAGAAAACAATCCCGATATTTTAGGATACAATCCCAAAAACAACGCTTTCAAGCAGTACACCAACTACGAAGGAAAAGATTTTAATCCAAGCGTGGATAAAAATGGTGTTGTTTACTTTATTTCCGATGAAAATAATGCTGAATATAATCTTTATCAACTTAAAAATGGTAAAAAGACTGCATTAACTCAGTTTGAGACCTCTATCAAAAAACCTTTTGTTTCAGCAAACGGATCTAAAGTCATATTTGAAAAGGATTATCAACTTTACATTTATGATGTTGCTACAAAAAACACAAAAGCTCTGAACATAAGCTTGAATACAAATAAGACACTGGAAAAAGAACAAAATTTCAACATAGAGAATACTATTTCTTATTATGATGTTTCGCCAGACGGTAAAAAAATGGCCTTCGTAAGCCGTGGTGTTCTGTTTGTTTCAGATATTGAAGGAAAATTTACACAGCAAGTCACTGATGGAAAAGAGCGTGTAATGGAAGTAAAATGGCTGAAGGACAACCGTACATTACTTTTTAATCAGACTTACAAAGGCTATCAAAACTGGTTTAGCACTCCGGCAGATGGAAAAGGCCAGGCCAAACAATTAACAACTGATTTACGTAATAATCGTAACGTAACCCTTAATAATGACCTCTCAAAAGCGGTTTATTTGAGTGGTCGTGACGAGGTAAGGTTAATGGATTTAAAAAACTTTGGCTCCACTACTATTGTCAAAGATGAAATCTGGGCATTTCAAAATTCGAAACCTTCTTTTTCTCCCAATAATGAATATGTATTATTCTCTGCAAAAAGAAATTTCGAACTGGATATCCTCATCTACAATATTGGAAAAAATAAGACCATCAACCTTACCAATACTGGTGTTTCAGAGGAAGATCCCTTCTGGTCGCCCAATGGTAAATATATTTATTTTACCAGCGACAGGACCAGCCCCTCCTATCCTTTAGGTATGCAGAAATCCAACATTTACAGAATGGCTCTGGACTGGTTTGATGAACCTTACAAATCTGAAAAATTCGACAAACTCTTTACTGAAGAAACAAAACCTGCTGAAACAGCAAAGGATAGCACAGGCAAAAAAGATAAAAAAGAAGAAAGCAAGGAGAAAAAGGAAGAGAAAGAGCCCGTTATAAAAGAGTTGAAAATCAATCCTGAGAATACTCTGGAAAGAATCGAATTGGTTACCGAAAGATATGGGTATCAGGACGACCCAGTTGTTGTTTTGGACGACAAGAAAGAAATCTTATTCTTTAATTCCAATCAGGATAACGGAAAGAAACAATTGTTCAAAAAAGTTTTCACCGATTTTGAACCGGCGAAATCAGAAAAGGTTTTCGATAAGGCAGCGAACAACATCATCAAAAATGACAAGTCTCTTTTTGCATTAATAGAAGGTAACATTTATAAAATGACCCTGGCTGCTTTAAAACCCGAAAAAATAAATATTCAGTATACTTTTAATAAAAACCTGGCATCCGAATTCACTCAGATGTATGATGAAACCTGGACGGGTGTTGAAGAAAACTTTTATGATGAAAAATTCCATGGGATTAACTGGAAAGCAAAAAAGGAACAGTATGCCCAATATCTTCCGTACGTAAATAACAGAAACGATCTGCGAATTTTACTCAATGATCTTTTAGGAGAACTTAATTCATCTCATATCGGATTTTCTTCAACCGGAAAAGAAGAGGCCCGATACCTTAATTATTTTACAAATGAAACCGGAATCATCTTTAAAAAAGACCAGCCCTACATCGTAGAAAGTATTGTGAGAAAATCTCCGGCATTCCGCTCTGGTGTTGATATAAAACCCGGAGACCAATTGACTGCTGTAAATGGAAAAAATATTGACATTCATGAAAATCGCGAAGCTTATTTTACGAGTCCTAAAAAACAAGATGAGCTTATCCTTACGTTCAACCGCAATGGTAAGGATGTAACAACCAAAGTACATCCGATTTCAAATGGAGAGCTAAAAGGATTATTGTATGACGATTGGATATTCAACAATCGCCAGCGTGTTAATCAGCTGAGCAACAACCGCATTGCTTATTCATACATGAAAAACATGTCTGTTGATGAACTGGATCGCTTCCTGTTAGATATGGTGGAACAAGAAAACCAAAAGGATGCTGTTATTCTCGACCTTCGATACAATACAGGAGGAAATGTACACGATAAGGTGTTAAATTTCCTTGCTCAAAAACCTTATTTGCAATGGAAATACCGTGAAGGGAAAATGACTACCCAGCCCAATTTTGCACCTTCAGCAAAGCCGATTGTTTTACTGATTAATGAAGCTTCATTAAGTGATGCTGAAATGACAGCTGCAGGTTTCAAAGCTTTGAAACTCGGAAAAATTATCGGGCAGGATACTTATCGCTGGATCATCTTCACTTCCGGAAAAAGCCTTGTAGACAATTCTTCTTATAGACTTCCTTCATGGGGAACGTATACCCTGGATGGGCAGAACCTTGAAAAAACTGGCGTAAAACCAGATATCTATGTTAAAAACACCTTTATAGACCGGCAACAGGATAATGACCCTCAGCTTGAACGGGCCATTCAGGAAATACTTAAAGATTTAAAGAAATAA